Proteins found in one Pseudomonas sp. P8_241 genomic segment:
- a CDS encoding 3-keto-5-aminohexanoate cleavage protein — protein MQFFDDSLHPENMDKVVITVAPYGPEWMPEDFPEDIPLTMDEQVQKAVECYEAGATVLHLHVRELDGKGSKRLSKFNELIAGVREAVPDMIIQVGGSISFAPESDGEAAKWLSDDTRHMLAELTPKPDQVTVAINTTQMNIMELLYPEYLKGTSLDNPMTHAAYSEMTVPAGPAWVAEHLKRLMDNGIQPHFQLTGMHALETLERLVRRGVYKGPLNLTWIGIGGGFDGPNPFNFFNFIHRAPDGCTLTSESLLKNVMPFNTMSMAMGMHPRVGNEDTIIDHKGDRFGSVDQIKQTVRIAHELGREIATGKEAREIYRIGVQYETIEETLLANGMAPNRKAGQKGVPQRG, from the coding sequence ATGCAATTCTTCGACGATTCCCTGCACCCGGAAAACATGGATAAGGTAGTCATTACCGTGGCCCCGTACGGCCCGGAGTGGATGCCGGAAGACTTCCCGGAAGACATCCCGCTGACCATGGATGAGCAGGTTCAAAAAGCAGTTGAATGCTATGAGGCCGGCGCCACGGTTCTGCACTTGCACGTGCGTGAACTGGACGGCAAGGGCTCCAAGCGTCTGTCGAAATTCAACGAACTGATCGCCGGTGTGCGTGAAGCTGTGCCGGACATGATCATCCAGGTCGGCGGTTCGATTTCCTTCGCCCCTGAAAGCGATGGCGAAGCGGCCAAGTGGCTGTCCGACGACACCCGCCACATGCTGGCCGAACTGACCCCGAAACCGGATCAGGTCACCGTGGCAATCAACACCACGCAAATGAACATCATGGAGCTGTTGTACCCGGAGTACCTCAAAGGTACTTCCCTGGACAACCCGATGACCCACGCCGCCTACAGCGAAATGACCGTACCGGCAGGCCCGGCCTGGGTTGCAGAGCACCTCAAGCGCCTGATGGACAACGGCATCCAGCCGCACTTCCAGCTGACCGGCATGCACGCCCTGGAAACCCTCGAGCGCCTGGTGCGTCGTGGCGTTTACAAAGGCCCGCTGAACCTGACCTGGATCGGCATCGGCGGTGGCTTCGACGGCCCGAACCCGTTCAACTTCTTCAACTTCATTCACCGCGCGCCGGACGGTTGCACCCTGACCTCCGAATCGCTGCTCAAGAACGTCATGCCGTTCAACACCATGTCGATGGCCATGGGCATGCACCCGCGTGTGGGCAACGAAGACACTATCATTGATCACAAGGGCGACCGTTTCGGCTCCGTTGACCAGATCAAGCAAACCGTGCGCATTGCCCATGAACTGGGTCGTGAAATCGCCACCGGCAAAGAAGCCCGCGAGATCTACCGCATTGGCGTGCAGTACGAAACCATCGAAGAAACCCTGTTGGCCAACGGCATGGCCCCCAACCGCAAGGCTGGGCAGAAAGGTGTACCGCAACGCGGTTAA